Proteins from one Ammospiza nelsoni isolate bAmmNel1 chromosome 34, bAmmNel1.pri, whole genome shotgun sequence genomic window:
- the LOC132085972 gene encoding zinc finger protein 852-like yields MASGDGFGQEESPAQGIHTLFLPKPVFPIPKPWPDGGRGCEEEEDVPGHPGREGAEDGDQGGKIPAAEPRGRGCFEQLHGSGTQWREKALEIPQEDLWGGSKRSPGCFEEERHTLCQEGGWRSSQSSEQLHDSERPYECLDCGKIFRKRFNLLCNQRIHIGERPYECLECGMSFSHSSDLVVHQRFHTRDRLYECPKCQKRFHTSSHLLVHK; encoded by the exons ATGGCTTCTGGAGATGGATTTGGGCAAGAGGAATCCCCAGCCCAAGGCATTCACACCTTGTTTTTACCCAAACCAgtatttcccattcccaaaccttggccagatggaggaagaggatgcgaggaagaggaagatgtcccaggacacccaggcag ggaaggagctgaggatggagaccagggaggaaaaatccccGCGGCAGAACCTCGTGGAAGAGGCTGttttgagcagctccatggTTCAGGAACCCAGTGGAGAGAAAAAGCCTTGGAGATCCCACAGGAGGATCTCTGGGGGGGCTCCAAACGCAGCCCAGGGTGCTTTGAGGAGGAAAGacacaccctgtgccaggaaggtGGCTGGAGAtccagccagagctcagagcagcttcaTGACAGcgagaggccctacgagtgctTGGACTGTGGGAAGATCTTCAGGAAGAGATTCAACCTGCTCTGCAACCAGAGGATTCACATTGGGGAACGGCCCTATGAGTGCTTGGAATGTGGGATGAGCTTCAGCCACAGCTCCGACCTGGTTGTCCACCAGAGGTTCCACACCAGGGACAGGCTCTATGAGTGTCCCaagtgtcagaagaggtttcacaccagctcccatctccttgTACATAAATGA